The following are from one region of the Silene latifolia isolate original U9 population chromosome 9, ASM4854445v1, whole genome shotgun sequence genome:
- the LOC141600191 gene encoding nuclear poly(A) polymerase 4-like isoform X3, with protein sequence MGGDGGGEQLINANSPSIPVNKYGITKPISVAGPSEADLMRNAELEKSLVDSGLYESKEEAEKRVEVLNRIHEIVKGWVKQLTRQRGYTDQMVADANALIFTFGSYRLGVHGPGADIDTLCVGPSYVNRDEDFFLILHDILAEVEEVTELQPVPDAHVPVMKFKFQGVSIDLLYASVSMLIVPDDLDISQGSVLYNVDEQTVRSLNGCRVADQILKLVPNVEHFRTTLRCLKHWARRRGVYSNVTGFLGGVNWALLVARVCQLYPNAVPSMLVSRFFRVFTQWRWPNPVMLCPIEEDDLGFPVWDPRKNPRDRTHHMPIITPAYPCMNSSYNVSTSTLRVMMEQFEYGNKICQDIDLNKAQWSSLFESYVFFEAYKNYLQVDIIAEDTDDLLAWKGWVESRLRQLTLKIERDTFGMLQCHPYPYEYVDTSKQCAHCAFFMGLQRKQGVKVNEGQQFDIRGTVDEFRQEVNMYMYWKPGMDMYVSHVRRKQLPLYVFPEGYKRHRRQASQLVEKSCDGTEGDSSGSTDRSLKRRTDSEMGDLTPSRLEKKASVSPQRLEALSPEVSSRFYSPSPLSCGEVLKSNHTLEYLSQSQDSLPFGQLDGDKSINSRVLHLNKGNNVTPLVMQDSSDKARIVGALPMDVSGQEGLTSRDICDRIKDTCLNRKSDESVSLEISQTESFRRAKDLIEKAAKNDIAETVANIEQPEEVKDGVVFETSVSINGINREDNVCGPHQGLLSDNGRSGTSVFQGGSTEEIESSTAVSMVIETQAG encoded by the exons atgGGCGGTGATGGTGGTGGAGAGCAGCTGATCAACGCTAATTCACCGTCGATACCGGTGAACAAGTATGGAATTACGAAGCCGATCTCAGTCGCCGGTCCTTCCGAGGCCGATCTTATGCGAAATGCTGAGCTTGAGAAG TCTCTTGTTGATTCGGGTTTGTACGAGAGTAAGGAAGAAGCTGAGAAGAGAGTGGAGGTGCTTAATCGCATTCACGAG ATTGTCAAGGGGTGGGTGAAGCAGCTGACACGCCAAAGAGGATACACAGATCAAATGGTGGCAGATGCAAATGCTCTGATTTTTACTTTTGGTTCTTATAGACTTGGG GTACATGGACCTGGGGCTGACATAGACACTTTGTGCGTTGGGCCTTCCTATGTTAACCGTGAT GAAGACTTTTTTTTGATACTACATGATATTCTTGCTGAAGTCGAAGAAGTTACAGAGCTTCAACCGGTTCCGGATGCTCATGTTCCTGTAATGAAATTCAAATTTCAAGGAGTATCAATCGACCTCCTTTATGCCAGTGTATCGATGTTGATTGTTCCTGAT GACTTGGATATTTCTCAGGGGTCAGTACTTTACAATGTTGACGAGCAAACTGTTCGTAGCCTGAATGGATGCAGAGTTGCAGACCAAATTCTCAAGTTGGTTCCGAATGTTGAG CACTTTCGGACAACTCTCAGATGTCTCAAGCATTGGGCAAGGCGTCGTGGTGTCTATTCAAAT GTTACAGGGTTTCTTGGTGGGGTGAACTGGGCTCTTTTAGTGGCTAGAGTATGCCAACTTTACCCAAATGCTGTTCCTAGTATGTTGGTTTCTCGATTTTTTAGAGTCTTTACACAATGGCGTTGGCCCAATCCTGTTATGCTCTGCCCAATTGAAGAAGATGATCTAGGTTTTCCTGTGTGGGATCCTCGTAAAAATCCCCGGGATCGTACCCATCATATGCCGATTATCACTCCCGCCTATCCATGCATGAACTCAAGCTACAATGTTTCAACAAGTACTCTCCGTGTTATGATGGAGCAGTTTGAGTATGGCAATAAAATTTGCCAG GATATTGATCTGAACAAGGCCCAATGGAGTAGTCTTTTTGAGTCCTATGTTTTCTTTGAGGCATACAAAAATTATCTGCAAGTGGATATTATTGCAGAAGATACTGATGACTTGTTGGCTTGGAAAGGCTGGGTGGAATCTCGGCTGCGACAGCTAACTTTGAAG ATAGAGAGAGATACTTTTGGCATGTTGCAGTGCCATCCGTACCCATATGAGTATGTAGACACATCTAAGCAATGTGCCCATTGTGCTTTCTTCATGGGCTTGCAGCGGAAACAAGGGGTCAAAGTCAATGAAGGGCAGCAGTTTGATATAAGGGGGACTGTTGATGAGTTCAGGCAGGAGGTGAACATGTATATGTACTGGAAACCTGGCATGGATATGTATGTATCACATGTTCGTAGAAAGCAACTTCCTCTATATGTTTTTCCTGAAGGCTATAAACGACACCGGAGACAAGCCAGCCAGCTTGTTGAGAAAAGTTGTGATGGCACAGAAGGTGATAGCTCTGGCTCTACCGATAGATCTCTGAAAAGGCGTACGGATTCCGAGATGGGTGATCTGACTCCGTCTCGACTTGAGAAGAAGGCATCAGTCAGTCCACAACGGCTCGAAGCTCTTTCTCCAGAGGTTAGCTCTAGGTTTTATAGTCCATCTCCATTGAGCTGTGGTGAAGTGTTGAAATCAAACCATACATTAGAATATTTGAGCCAGTCACAAGATTCACTACCCTTTGGGCAGTTAGACGGTGATAAAAGTATAAATTCACGTGTTTTGCATCTAAATAAGGGCAATAATGTCACACCACTGGTCATGCAAGATTCGTCTGACAAAGCAAGGATAGTGGGAGCTTTACCTATGGATGTGTCTGGGCAAGAGGGTTTGACATCCCGTGATATCTGTGATAGAATTAAGGATACATGTCTGAATAGGAAGAGTGATGAAAGTGTTAGTCTTGAGATTTCTCAGACTGAATCCTTCCGAAGAGCAAAAGATCTTATAGAGAAGGCTGCAAAGAATGACATTGCTGAAACAGTGGCTAACATTGAGCAGCCAGAGGAAGTGAAAGATGGGGTCGTGTTTGAAACCAGTGTTAGCATCAATGGAATCAATCGTGAG GATAATGTTTGTGGACCACATCAAGGTTTGCTTTCAGATAATGGACGCAGTGGGACCAGTGTTTTCCAAGGTGGATCAACTGAAGAGATTGAG TCAAGTACTGCTGTGAGCATGGTCATAGAAACTCAAG CAGGTTGA
- the LOC141600191 gene encoding nuclear poly(A) polymerase 4-like isoform X2, with protein sequence MGGDGGGEQLINANSPSIPVNKYGITKPISVAGPSEADLMRNAELEKSLVDSGLYESKEEAEKRVEVLNRIHEIVKGWVKQLTRQRGYTDQMVADANALIFTFGSYRLGVHGPGADIDTLCVGPSYVNRDEDFFLILHDILAEVEEVTELQPVPDAHVPVMKFKFQGVSIDLLYASVSMLIVPDDLDISQGSVLYNVDEQTVRSLNGCRVADQILKLVPNVEHFRTTLRCLKHWARRRGVYSNVTGFLGGVNWALLVARVCQLYPNAVPSMLVSRFFRVFTQWRWPNPVMLCPIEEDDLGFPVWDPRKNPRDRTHHMPIITPAYPCMNSSYNVSTSTLRVMMEQFEYGNKICQDIDLNKAQWSSLFESYVFFEAYKNYLQVDIIAEDTDDLLAWKGWVESRLRQLTLKIERDTFGMLQCHPYPYEYVDTSKQCAHCAFFMGLQRKQGVKVNEGQQFDIRGTVDEFRQEVNMYMYWKPGMDMYVSHVRRKQLPLYVFPEGYKRHRRQASQLVEKSCDGTEGDSSGSTDRSLKRRTDSEMGDLTPSRLEKKASVSPQRLEALSPEVSSRFYSPSPLSCGEVLKSNHTLEYLSQSQDSLPFGQLDGDKSINSRVLHLNKGNNVTPLVMQDSSDKARIVGALPMDVSGQEGLTSRDICDRIKDTCLNRKSDESVSLEISQTESFRRAKDLIEKAAKNDIAETVANIEQPEEVKDGVVFETSVSINGINREGSLQDNVCGPHQGLLSDNGRSGTSVFQGGSTEEIESSTAVSMVIETQG encoded by the exons atgGGCGGTGATGGTGGTGGAGAGCAGCTGATCAACGCTAATTCACCGTCGATACCGGTGAACAAGTATGGAATTACGAAGCCGATCTCAGTCGCCGGTCCTTCCGAGGCCGATCTTATGCGAAATGCTGAGCTTGAGAAG TCTCTTGTTGATTCGGGTTTGTACGAGAGTAAGGAAGAAGCTGAGAAGAGAGTGGAGGTGCTTAATCGCATTCACGAG ATTGTCAAGGGGTGGGTGAAGCAGCTGACACGCCAAAGAGGATACACAGATCAAATGGTGGCAGATGCAAATGCTCTGATTTTTACTTTTGGTTCTTATAGACTTGGG GTACATGGACCTGGGGCTGACATAGACACTTTGTGCGTTGGGCCTTCCTATGTTAACCGTGAT GAAGACTTTTTTTTGATACTACATGATATTCTTGCTGAAGTCGAAGAAGTTACAGAGCTTCAACCGGTTCCGGATGCTCATGTTCCTGTAATGAAATTCAAATTTCAAGGAGTATCAATCGACCTCCTTTATGCCAGTGTATCGATGTTGATTGTTCCTGAT GACTTGGATATTTCTCAGGGGTCAGTACTTTACAATGTTGACGAGCAAACTGTTCGTAGCCTGAATGGATGCAGAGTTGCAGACCAAATTCTCAAGTTGGTTCCGAATGTTGAG CACTTTCGGACAACTCTCAGATGTCTCAAGCATTGGGCAAGGCGTCGTGGTGTCTATTCAAAT GTTACAGGGTTTCTTGGTGGGGTGAACTGGGCTCTTTTAGTGGCTAGAGTATGCCAACTTTACCCAAATGCTGTTCCTAGTATGTTGGTTTCTCGATTTTTTAGAGTCTTTACACAATGGCGTTGGCCCAATCCTGTTATGCTCTGCCCAATTGAAGAAGATGATCTAGGTTTTCCTGTGTGGGATCCTCGTAAAAATCCCCGGGATCGTACCCATCATATGCCGATTATCACTCCCGCCTATCCATGCATGAACTCAAGCTACAATGTTTCAACAAGTACTCTCCGTGTTATGATGGAGCAGTTTGAGTATGGCAATAAAATTTGCCAG GATATTGATCTGAACAAGGCCCAATGGAGTAGTCTTTTTGAGTCCTATGTTTTCTTTGAGGCATACAAAAATTATCTGCAAGTGGATATTATTGCAGAAGATACTGATGACTTGTTGGCTTGGAAAGGCTGGGTGGAATCTCGGCTGCGACAGCTAACTTTGAAG ATAGAGAGAGATACTTTTGGCATGTTGCAGTGCCATCCGTACCCATATGAGTATGTAGACACATCTAAGCAATGTGCCCATTGTGCTTTCTTCATGGGCTTGCAGCGGAAACAAGGGGTCAAAGTCAATGAAGGGCAGCAGTTTGATATAAGGGGGACTGTTGATGAGTTCAGGCAGGAGGTGAACATGTATATGTACTGGAAACCTGGCATGGATATGTATGTATCACATGTTCGTAGAAAGCAACTTCCTCTATATGTTTTTCCTGAAGGCTATAAACGACACCGGAGACAAGCCAGCCAGCTTGTTGAGAAAAGTTGTGATGGCACAGAAGGTGATAGCTCTGGCTCTACCGATAGATCTCTGAAAAGGCGTACGGATTCCGAGATGGGTGATCTGACTCCGTCTCGACTTGAGAAGAAGGCATCAGTCAGTCCACAACGGCTCGAAGCTCTTTCTCCAGAGGTTAGCTCTAGGTTTTATAGTCCATCTCCATTGAGCTGTGGTGAAGTGTTGAAATCAAACCATACATTAGAATATTTGAGCCAGTCACAAGATTCACTACCCTTTGGGCAGTTAGACGGTGATAAAAGTATAAATTCACGTGTTTTGCATCTAAATAAGGGCAATAATGTCACACCACTGGTCATGCAAGATTCGTCTGACAAAGCAAGGATAGTGGGAGCTTTACCTATGGATGTGTCTGGGCAAGAGGGTTTGACATCCCGTGATATCTGTGATAGAATTAAGGATACATGTCTGAATAGGAAGAGTGATGAAAGTGTTAGTCTTGAGATTTCTCAGACTGAATCCTTCCGAAGAGCAAAAGATCTTATAGAGAAGGCTGCAAAGAATGACATTGCTGAAACAGTGGCTAACATTGAGCAGCCAGAGGAAGTGAAAGATGGGGTCGTGTTTGAAACCAGTGTTAGCATCAATGGAATCAATCGTGAG GGGTCTTTGCAGGATAATGTTTGTGGACCACATCAAGGTTTGCTTTCAGATAATGGACGCAGTGGGACCAGTGTTTTCCAAGGTGGATCAACTGAAGAGATTGAG TCAAGTACTGCTGTGAGCATGGTCATAGAAACTCAAG GTTGA
- the LOC141600191 gene encoding nuclear poly(A) polymerase 4-like isoform X4: protein MGGDGGGEQLINANSPSIPVNKYGITKPISVAGPSEADLMRNAELEKSLVDSGLYESKEEAEKRVEVLNRIHEIVKGWVKQLTRQRGYTDQMVADANALIFTFGSYRLGVHGPGADIDTLCVGPSYVNRDEDFFLILHDILAEVEEVTELQPVPDAHVPVMKFKFQGVSIDLLYASVSMLIVPDDLDISQGSVLYNVDEQTVRSLNGCRVADQILKLVPNVEHFRTTLRCLKHWARRRGVYSNVTGFLGGVNWALLVARVCQLYPNAVPSMLVSRFFRVFTQWRWPNPVMLCPIEEDDLGFPVWDPRKNPRDRTHHMPIITPAYPCMNSSYNVSTSTLRVMMEQFEYGNKICQDIDLNKAQWSSLFESYVFFEAYKNYLQVDIIAEDTDDLLAWKGWVESRLRQLTLKIERDTFGMLQCHPYPYEYVDTSKQCAHCAFFMGLQRKQGVKVNEGQQFDIRGTVDEFRQEVNMYMYWKPGMDMYVSHVRRKQLPLYVFPEGYKRHRRQASQLVEKSCDGTEGDSSGSTDRSLKRRTDSEMGDLTPSRLEKKASVSPQRLEALSPEVSSRFYSPSPLSCGEVLKSNHTLEYLSQSQDSLPFGQLDGDKSINSRVLHLNKGNNVTPLVMQDSSDKARIVGALPMDVSGQEGLTSRDICDRIKDTCLNRKSDESVSLEISQTESFRRAKDLIEKAAKNDIAETVANIEQPEEVKDGVVFETSVSINGINREDNVCGPHQGLLSDNGRSGTSVFQGGSTEEIESSTAVSMVIETQG, encoded by the exons atgGGCGGTGATGGTGGTGGAGAGCAGCTGATCAACGCTAATTCACCGTCGATACCGGTGAACAAGTATGGAATTACGAAGCCGATCTCAGTCGCCGGTCCTTCCGAGGCCGATCTTATGCGAAATGCTGAGCTTGAGAAG TCTCTTGTTGATTCGGGTTTGTACGAGAGTAAGGAAGAAGCTGAGAAGAGAGTGGAGGTGCTTAATCGCATTCACGAG ATTGTCAAGGGGTGGGTGAAGCAGCTGACACGCCAAAGAGGATACACAGATCAAATGGTGGCAGATGCAAATGCTCTGATTTTTACTTTTGGTTCTTATAGACTTGGG GTACATGGACCTGGGGCTGACATAGACACTTTGTGCGTTGGGCCTTCCTATGTTAACCGTGAT GAAGACTTTTTTTTGATACTACATGATATTCTTGCTGAAGTCGAAGAAGTTACAGAGCTTCAACCGGTTCCGGATGCTCATGTTCCTGTAATGAAATTCAAATTTCAAGGAGTATCAATCGACCTCCTTTATGCCAGTGTATCGATGTTGATTGTTCCTGAT GACTTGGATATTTCTCAGGGGTCAGTACTTTACAATGTTGACGAGCAAACTGTTCGTAGCCTGAATGGATGCAGAGTTGCAGACCAAATTCTCAAGTTGGTTCCGAATGTTGAG CACTTTCGGACAACTCTCAGATGTCTCAAGCATTGGGCAAGGCGTCGTGGTGTCTATTCAAAT GTTACAGGGTTTCTTGGTGGGGTGAACTGGGCTCTTTTAGTGGCTAGAGTATGCCAACTTTACCCAAATGCTGTTCCTAGTATGTTGGTTTCTCGATTTTTTAGAGTCTTTACACAATGGCGTTGGCCCAATCCTGTTATGCTCTGCCCAATTGAAGAAGATGATCTAGGTTTTCCTGTGTGGGATCCTCGTAAAAATCCCCGGGATCGTACCCATCATATGCCGATTATCACTCCCGCCTATCCATGCATGAACTCAAGCTACAATGTTTCAACAAGTACTCTCCGTGTTATGATGGAGCAGTTTGAGTATGGCAATAAAATTTGCCAG GATATTGATCTGAACAAGGCCCAATGGAGTAGTCTTTTTGAGTCCTATGTTTTCTTTGAGGCATACAAAAATTATCTGCAAGTGGATATTATTGCAGAAGATACTGATGACTTGTTGGCTTGGAAAGGCTGGGTGGAATCTCGGCTGCGACAGCTAACTTTGAAG ATAGAGAGAGATACTTTTGGCATGTTGCAGTGCCATCCGTACCCATATGAGTATGTAGACACATCTAAGCAATGTGCCCATTGTGCTTTCTTCATGGGCTTGCAGCGGAAACAAGGGGTCAAAGTCAATGAAGGGCAGCAGTTTGATATAAGGGGGACTGTTGATGAGTTCAGGCAGGAGGTGAACATGTATATGTACTGGAAACCTGGCATGGATATGTATGTATCACATGTTCGTAGAAAGCAACTTCCTCTATATGTTTTTCCTGAAGGCTATAAACGACACCGGAGACAAGCCAGCCAGCTTGTTGAGAAAAGTTGTGATGGCACAGAAGGTGATAGCTCTGGCTCTACCGATAGATCTCTGAAAAGGCGTACGGATTCCGAGATGGGTGATCTGACTCCGTCTCGACTTGAGAAGAAGGCATCAGTCAGTCCACAACGGCTCGAAGCTCTTTCTCCAGAGGTTAGCTCTAGGTTTTATAGTCCATCTCCATTGAGCTGTGGTGAAGTGTTGAAATCAAACCATACATTAGAATATTTGAGCCAGTCACAAGATTCACTACCCTTTGGGCAGTTAGACGGTGATAAAAGTATAAATTCACGTGTTTTGCATCTAAATAAGGGCAATAATGTCACACCACTGGTCATGCAAGATTCGTCTGACAAAGCAAGGATAGTGGGAGCTTTACCTATGGATGTGTCTGGGCAAGAGGGTTTGACATCCCGTGATATCTGTGATAGAATTAAGGATACATGTCTGAATAGGAAGAGTGATGAAAGTGTTAGTCTTGAGATTTCTCAGACTGAATCCTTCCGAAGAGCAAAAGATCTTATAGAGAAGGCTGCAAAGAATGACATTGCTGAAACAGTGGCTAACATTGAGCAGCCAGAGGAAGTGAAAGATGGGGTCGTGTTTGAAACCAGTGTTAGCATCAATGGAATCAATCGTGAG GATAATGTTTGTGGACCACATCAAGGTTTGCTTTCAGATAATGGACGCAGTGGGACCAGTGTTTTCCAAGGTGGATCAACTGAAGAGATTGAG TCAAGTACTGCTGTGAGCATGGTCATAGAAACTCAAG GTTGA
- the LOC141600191 gene encoding nuclear poly(A) polymerase 4-like isoform X1 codes for MGGDGGGEQLINANSPSIPVNKYGITKPISVAGPSEADLMRNAELEKSLVDSGLYESKEEAEKRVEVLNRIHEIVKGWVKQLTRQRGYTDQMVADANALIFTFGSYRLGVHGPGADIDTLCVGPSYVNRDEDFFLILHDILAEVEEVTELQPVPDAHVPVMKFKFQGVSIDLLYASVSMLIVPDDLDISQGSVLYNVDEQTVRSLNGCRVADQILKLVPNVEHFRTTLRCLKHWARRRGVYSNVTGFLGGVNWALLVARVCQLYPNAVPSMLVSRFFRVFTQWRWPNPVMLCPIEEDDLGFPVWDPRKNPRDRTHHMPIITPAYPCMNSSYNVSTSTLRVMMEQFEYGNKICQDIDLNKAQWSSLFESYVFFEAYKNYLQVDIIAEDTDDLLAWKGWVESRLRQLTLKIERDTFGMLQCHPYPYEYVDTSKQCAHCAFFMGLQRKQGVKVNEGQQFDIRGTVDEFRQEVNMYMYWKPGMDMYVSHVRRKQLPLYVFPEGYKRHRRQASQLVEKSCDGTEGDSSGSTDRSLKRRTDSEMGDLTPSRLEKKASVSPQRLEALSPEVSSRFYSPSPLSCGEVLKSNHTLEYLSQSQDSLPFGQLDGDKSINSRVLHLNKGNNVTPLVMQDSSDKARIVGALPMDVSGQEGLTSRDICDRIKDTCLNRKSDESVSLEISQTESFRRAKDLIEKAAKNDIAETVANIEQPEEVKDGVVFETSVSINGINREGSLQDNVCGPHQGLLSDNGRSGTSVFQGGSTEEIESSTAVSMVIETQAG; via the exons atgGGCGGTGATGGTGGTGGAGAGCAGCTGATCAACGCTAATTCACCGTCGATACCGGTGAACAAGTATGGAATTACGAAGCCGATCTCAGTCGCCGGTCCTTCCGAGGCCGATCTTATGCGAAATGCTGAGCTTGAGAAG TCTCTTGTTGATTCGGGTTTGTACGAGAGTAAGGAAGAAGCTGAGAAGAGAGTGGAGGTGCTTAATCGCATTCACGAG ATTGTCAAGGGGTGGGTGAAGCAGCTGACACGCCAAAGAGGATACACAGATCAAATGGTGGCAGATGCAAATGCTCTGATTTTTACTTTTGGTTCTTATAGACTTGGG GTACATGGACCTGGGGCTGACATAGACACTTTGTGCGTTGGGCCTTCCTATGTTAACCGTGAT GAAGACTTTTTTTTGATACTACATGATATTCTTGCTGAAGTCGAAGAAGTTACAGAGCTTCAACCGGTTCCGGATGCTCATGTTCCTGTAATGAAATTCAAATTTCAAGGAGTATCAATCGACCTCCTTTATGCCAGTGTATCGATGTTGATTGTTCCTGAT GACTTGGATATTTCTCAGGGGTCAGTACTTTACAATGTTGACGAGCAAACTGTTCGTAGCCTGAATGGATGCAGAGTTGCAGACCAAATTCTCAAGTTGGTTCCGAATGTTGAG CACTTTCGGACAACTCTCAGATGTCTCAAGCATTGGGCAAGGCGTCGTGGTGTCTATTCAAAT GTTACAGGGTTTCTTGGTGGGGTGAACTGGGCTCTTTTAGTGGCTAGAGTATGCCAACTTTACCCAAATGCTGTTCCTAGTATGTTGGTTTCTCGATTTTTTAGAGTCTTTACACAATGGCGTTGGCCCAATCCTGTTATGCTCTGCCCAATTGAAGAAGATGATCTAGGTTTTCCTGTGTGGGATCCTCGTAAAAATCCCCGGGATCGTACCCATCATATGCCGATTATCACTCCCGCCTATCCATGCATGAACTCAAGCTACAATGTTTCAACAAGTACTCTCCGTGTTATGATGGAGCAGTTTGAGTATGGCAATAAAATTTGCCAG GATATTGATCTGAACAAGGCCCAATGGAGTAGTCTTTTTGAGTCCTATGTTTTCTTTGAGGCATACAAAAATTATCTGCAAGTGGATATTATTGCAGAAGATACTGATGACTTGTTGGCTTGGAAAGGCTGGGTGGAATCTCGGCTGCGACAGCTAACTTTGAAG ATAGAGAGAGATACTTTTGGCATGTTGCAGTGCCATCCGTACCCATATGAGTATGTAGACACATCTAAGCAATGTGCCCATTGTGCTTTCTTCATGGGCTTGCAGCGGAAACAAGGGGTCAAAGTCAATGAAGGGCAGCAGTTTGATATAAGGGGGACTGTTGATGAGTTCAGGCAGGAGGTGAACATGTATATGTACTGGAAACCTGGCATGGATATGTATGTATCACATGTTCGTAGAAAGCAACTTCCTCTATATGTTTTTCCTGAAGGCTATAAACGACACCGGAGACAAGCCAGCCAGCTTGTTGAGAAAAGTTGTGATGGCACAGAAGGTGATAGCTCTGGCTCTACCGATAGATCTCTGAAAAGGCGTACGGATTCCGAGATGGGTGATCTGACTCCGTCTCGACTTGAGAAGAAGGCATCAGTCAGTCCACAACGGCTCGAAGCTCTTTCTCCAGAGGTTAGCTCTAGGTTTTATAGTCCATCTCCATTGAGCTGTGGTGAAGTGTTGAAATCAAACCATACATTAGAATATTTGAGCCAGTCACAAGATTCACTACCCTTTGGGCAGTTAGACGGTGATAAAAGTATAAATTCACGTGTTTTGCATCTAAATAAGGGCAATAATGTCACACCACTGGTCATGCAAGATTCGTCTGACAAAGCAAGGATAGTGGGAGCTTTACCTATGGATGTGTCTGGGCAAGAGGGTTTGACATCCCGTGATATCTGTGATAGAATTAAGGATACATGTCTGAATAGGAAGAGTGATGAAAGTGTTAGTCTTGAGATTTCTCAGACTGAATCCTTCCGAAGAGCAAAAGATCTTATAGAGAAGGCTGCAAAGAATGACATTGCTGAAACAGTGGCTAACATTGAGCAGCCAGAGGAAGTGAAAGATGGGGTCGTGTTTGAAACCAGTGTTAGCATCAATGGAATCAATCGTGAG GGGTCTTTGCAGGATAATGTTTGTGGACCACATCAAGGTTTGCTTTCAGATAATGGACGCAGTGGGACCAGTGTTTTCCAAGGTGGATCAACTGAAGAGATTGAG TCAAGTACTGCTGTGAGCATGGTCATAGAAACTCAAG CAGGTTGA